One region of Chryseobacterium sp. C-71 genomic DNA includes:
- a CDS encoding MATE family efflux transporter, producing the protein MSFLNKNYTKEALTLALPVMLTQVGQVSVNLFDNIIVGKLLGADALASVSLGNAVFFSMFVLALGFSFAIPPLVSEAHSQNDHKTINSVFSHGFVINMTVGIILMLVLFLGLPLLYHSGQPAKIIPDTADFLWIMAISIVPFMAFQTLREVSEGLSYTIGVTKATIIANVINIVLNYVFIKGLWIFPEMGVKGSALASLIARIFMVVFLYFVLMKEPKTRLYVKQFSLKIQVFSKQMFEKMVRLGFPTALQMFFEVTAFAAAAFICGLISAHDIASHQIALSMASFTFNLCIGFSVASTVMIGRKLGEQNFVELRKIGINNLKIAFLFMCLCGIVFILGRNILPTFFTKPEEVEVIMLASKLMIIAALFQLSDGVQVTALGMLRGLQDVKIPSIITFIAYWLITIPLGYFLCVTLRMGAFGMWIALGLGLTISAFMLVKRFLDMSARRIKASKL; encoded by the coding sequence ATGAGCTTTTTAAATAAAAATTACACGAAAGAAGCCCTTACACTGGCACTTCCGGTAATGCTTACTCAGGTTGGGCAGGTTTCTGTAAACCTATTCGATAATATTATTGTAGGTAAATTATTAGGTGCGGATGCTTTGGCGTCTGTTTCTTTGGGTAATGCAGTATTTTTCTCAATGTTCGTTTTGGCATTGGGATTTTCGTTTGCAATTCCGCCGTTGGTTTCTGAGGCGCATTCTCAGAATGACCACAAAACCATCAATTCGGTATTCAGTCATGGTTTTGTCATCAATATGACGGTAGGAATTATTTTGATGTTGGTCTTGTTTTTAGGGTTACCGCTACTCTATCATTCGGGTCAGCCAGCGAAAATTATTCCTGATACAGCAGATTTTTTATGGATCATGGCGATCAGTATTGTTCCGTTTATGGCATTTCAGACTTTGAGAGAAGTTTCTGAAGGTTTATCATATACAATCGGAGTTACGAAAGCGACTATTATTGCGAATGTGATTAATATCGTTCTGAATTACGTTTTCATCAAAGGACTTTGGATTTTCCCTGAAATGGGTGTAAAAGGTTCAGCTCTAGCGAGTTTAATTGCCAGAATATTCATGGTGGTTTTTCTTTATTTTGTTTTAATGAAAGAACCAAAAACCAGATTGTATGTCAAACAGTTCTCTTTGAAAATACAGGTTTTCTCTAAGCAAATGTTTGAAAAAATGGTGAGACTAGGCTTCCCGACTGCTTTACAAATGTTCTTTGAAGTAACGGCTTTCGCTGCAGCTGCTTTTATCTGTGGATTAATTTCGGCTCACGACATTGCATCTCATCAGATAGCATTGAGTATGGCGTCATTTACCTTTAATTTATGCATCGGTTTTAGTGTGGCTTCAACAGTAATGATTGGTAGAAAACTAGGTGAACAGAATTTCGTGGAATTAAGAAAAATAGGAATTAACAATTTAAAAATTGCCTTTCTTTTTATGTGTCTTTGTGGGATTGTCTTCATTTTAGGTCGAAATATTTTGCCTACATTTTTCACAAAACCTGAAGAAGTTGAAGTGATTATGTTGGCATCGAAACTCATGATTATTGCTGCATTATTCCAGCTTTCTGATGGAGTTCAGGTGACGGCTTTGGGGATGTTGAGAGGTTTGCAAGATGTGAAAATACCGTCAATCATTACGTTCATTGCGTATTGGCTAATTACCATTCCTTTAGGATATTTCCTTTGTGTAACCTTAAGAATGGGCGCTTTCGGAATGTGGATAGCCCTTGGATTGGGATTAACGATTTCAGCATTTATGCTGGTCAAACGTTTTCTGGATATGTCAGCAAGAAGAATTAAAGCAAGTAAATTATAA
- a CDS encoding GNAT family N-acetyltransferase, translating into MKTILETDRLLLREFEITDAQNFYELNLNPNVIKYTGNSAFKDIDEAETFLQNYSDYQKNGFGRWAVINKSTQDFIGWCGLKYDEKLDETDIGFRFFEHLWNKGYATESAKACVDYGFAKLNLKTIIGRAMKENTASIKVLEKIGLQYQRDFNFDGQEGVIYSIKNY; encoded by the coding sequence ATGAAAACGATACTCGAAACCGATCGCCTTTTACTAAGAGAATTTGAAATCACCGATGCTCAAAATTTCTATGAATTAAATTTAAATCCAAACGTCATTAAGTACACCGGAAATTCAGCATTTAAAGATATTGACGAAGCTGAAACATTCTTACAAAACTATTCAGATTATCAGAAAAATGGATTTGGAAGATGGGCAGTCATCAACAAATCAACGCAAGATTTTATTGGCTGGTGCGGACTAAAATATGATGAAAAACTTGATGAAACCGATATTGGCTTTCGCTTTTTTGAACATTTATGGAATAAAGGCTATGCGACTGAAAGTGCGAAAGCCTGTGTCGATTATGGTTTTGCTAAATTAAATTTAAAAACAATTATAGGAAGAGCCATGAAAGAAAATACAGCTTCCATAAAAGTTTTAGAAAAAATTGGACTTCAATATCAACGAGACTTTAATTTTGATGGTCAGGAAGGTGTCATTTATTCAATTAAAAATTATTAA
- a CDS encoding Crp/Fnr family transcriptional regulator: MLKTNQPFLDYLEKIYNNQDNKGNIIIESFEKGDKILTQNEISNNIMLIRTGITKCFFTEKNDQEYIVEFLGKGEIIGEIEVMKNVPCICSIEAITEVTVFSMTIPYFQSLIKSNINLNNLLLDVFAERIVNTSNRSSYQQLHATEHTLSQLLELKAKEMKVSKEDMAAYLGTTVRSLNKALKDVKDRTM, from the coding sequence ATGTTAAAAACAAACCAGCCATTTTTAGATTATTTAGAAAAAATATATAATAATCAGGATAACAAAGGAAATATCATTATAGAATCTTTTGAAAAAGGAGACAAAATACTGACTCAAAATGAGATTTCAAACAACATCATGCTCATCAGAACCGGAATTACAAAATGTTTTTTCACAGAAAAAAATGATCAGGAATACATCGTTGAATTCTTAGGAAAAGGAGAAATTATTGGTGAAATAGAAGTGATGAAAAATGTTCCGTGTATTTGCAGTATTGAGGCTATAACGGAAGTTACTGTATTTTCAATGACGATTCCGTACTTTCAGTCATTGATCAAAAGCAACATCAATTTAAACAATTTATTGCTTGATGTTTTTGCGGAACGTATTGTAAATACCTCCAACCGATCATCTTATCAGCAGCTTCACGCAACAGAACATACTTTATCTCAACTTTTGGAACTAAAAGCGAAAGAAATGAAAGTTTCAAAAGAAGATATGGCAGCTTATCTGGGAACTACCGTCAGAAGTCTGAACAAAGCTTTGAAAGATGTTAAAGACAGGACTATGTAA
- a CDS encoding sigma-54 dependent transcriptional regulator has translation MQKILIVEDEKAISGVLHSILSDELPDYEFVIAEDGLEGYKHVEKEDFALVISDIKMPKMSGTEFLKQSLVLKPESTFIMISGHADIDSAVACLKDGAYDFISKPIDINRLITSVKNALVKETLKKENKNLQTENKTLKRKVNKKYQMIGESAPLKKIQEMIEKVAVSDARVLITGPNGAGKELVAHAIHNLSERARGPMVEVNCAAIPSELIESELFGHVKGSFTGAIKDKQGKFEQATGGTIFLDEIGDMSLIAQAKVLRALQESKVSPVGSDKEIKVDVRVLAATNKNMAKEIEAGRFREDLYHRLSVIEIYVPPLDERKEDIKLLVDHFSTLISDEHGTALKKFDDTAIDALKALSWTGNIRELRNVVERLIILGGATVSEEDVASFVRK, from the coding sequence ATGCAAAAAATCCTTATTGTAGAAGACGAAAAAGCAATCTCCGGAGTACTTCACAGTATTCTTTCGGATGAACTTCCCGATTATGAATTTGTAATTGCCGAAGATGGCCTTGAAGGCTATAAACATGTTGAGAAAGAAGACTTTGCCTTAGTCATTTCAGACATCAAAATGCCCAAAATGTCAGGGACTGAATTTTTAAAACAAAGTTTGGTTTTAAAGCCTGAATCAACATTTATCATGATTTCCGGCCATGCCGATATCGATTCTGCGGTAGCTTGCTTAAAGGATGGAGCTTACGATTTTATCTCAAAACCAATCGACATCAACCGATTGATTACAAGTGTGAAAAACGCTTTAGTAAAGGAAACTTTAAAGAAAGAAAATAAAAATCTTCAGACCGAAAATAAAACCCTGAAGAGAAAAGTCAACAAGAAATACCAAATGATTGGTGAGTCTGCTCCGTTGAAAAAAATTCAGGAGATGATTGAAAAAGTGGCAGTTTCTGATGCTAGAGTTTTAATTACAGGACCAAACGGTGCTGGTAAAGAACTGGTTGCCCACGCTATTCACAATTTAAGTGAAAGAGCAAGAGGCCCAATGGTAGAAGTAAATTGTGCTGCGATTCCTTCTGAACTGATTGAATCTGAACTTTTTGGTCACGTAAAAGGTTCGTTTACAGGTGCTATCAAAGACAAACAAGGGAAATTTGAACAGGCTACCGGTGGTACTATTTTCTTAGACGAAATCGGAGATATGAGTTTAATCGCTCAGGCAAAGGTTTTAAGAGCATTGCAGGAAAGCAAAGTTTCTCCTGTAGGAAGCGATAAAGAGATCAAAGTTGATGTAAGGGTACTTGCAGCAACCAATAAAAATATGGCGAAAGAAATCGAGGCCGGAAGATTCAGAGAAGATTTGTATCACAGACTTTCGGTTATTGAAATCTACGTTCCGCCTTTGGATGAGAGAAAAGAAGATATCAAATTGTTGGTAGACCACTTTTCTACCCTGATTTCTGATGAGCACGGTACAGCTTTGAAAAAATTTGATGACACTGCGATTGATGCTTTAAAAGCGTTATCATGGACAGGAAACATCAGAGAATTGAGAAATGTTGTTGAAAGATTAATTATTCTTGGAGGAGCTACGGTTTCCGAAGAGGATGTTGCAAGTTTTGTGAGAAAATAA
- a CDS encoding YggS family pyridoxal phosphate-dependent enzyme, translating into MSIKKNYKNIKDQLSSHVELVAVSKTHPISAIQEVYDLGQKVFGENKVQELVEKYALLPQDIQWHLIGHLQTNKVKYIAEFIDTIQSVDSEKLLNEINKEAGKHNRKIKVLLQVKIAEEDTKFGLEMEEAENLFKKFIDGEFPNVEITGLMGMATFTEEENQVRKEFEKLKSLFDNLSKIKPLQTLSMGMSDDFPIAIECGANSIRVGSAIFGSRDYSI; encoded by the coding sequence ATGAGTATTAAAAAAAATTATAAGAATATAAAAGATCAACTTTCTTCACATGTTGAACTGGTAGCGGTTTCAAAAACACATCCCATTTCAGCAATTCAGGAAGTTTATGATTTAGGTCAAAAAGTTTTTGGCGAAAATAAAGTGCAGGAATTGGTTGAGAAATATGCTCTACTTCCACAAGATATTCAATGGCATTTGATTGGACATCTTCAGACAAACAAAGTAAAATACATTGCAGAATTCATTGACACCATTCAAAGTGTTGATTCTGAAAAGCTTTTAAATGAAATCAATAAAGAAGCCGGAAAGCATAACCGAAAAATAAAAGTTTTACTTCAGGTGAAGATTGCTGAAGAAGACACTAAGTTCGGATTGGAAATGGAAGAAGCAGAAAATTTATTTAAAAAATTCATTGATGGTGAATTTCCAAATGTTGAAATCACAGGATTGATGGGAATGGCAACTTTTACGGAAGAAGAAAATCAGGTGCGAAAAGAATTTGAAAAATTGAAGAGTCTTTTTGATAATTTAAGCAAGATCAAACCATTACAGACCCTTTCTATGGGAATGAGTGACGACTTCCCTATTGCAATTGAATGCGGAGCCAATTCTATACGTGTAGGTTCTGCAATTTTCGGAAGTAGAGATTACTCAATATAA